A part of Neovison vison isolate M4711 chromosome 8, ASM_NN_V1, whole genome shotgun sequence genomic DNA contains:
- the LOC122915473 gene encoding mitochondrial assembly of ribosomal large subunit protein 1-like, with product MADLHVANTCVLSQHLASSWQHPTSSDHDRPPDHTGPKFDIDMLVSLLRQENARDICVIKVPPELKYTDYFVIGSGTSTRHLHAMAYYIVKMYKYLKCKSEPHVKIEGKDTDDWLCVDFGSMVIHLMLPETRETYELEKLWTLCSYDDQLAQITPETLPEDFILGIEDDTSSLTPVEFK from the exons ATGGCTGATCTCCATGTGGCCAACACCTGTGTCCTGTCCCAGCACCTGGCCTCGTCCTGGCAACACCCTACCAGTTCAGACCATGATC GCCCGCCCGATCATACTGGTCCCAAGTTTGACATCGATATGCTGGTTTCGCTTCTGAGGCAAGAAAATGCAAGAGACATTTGTGTGATCAAGGTTCCTCCAGAATTGAAATACACAGATTACTTTGTGATTGGTAGTGGAACTTCCACCCGACACTTGCATGCGATGGCCTActacattgttaaaatgtataaatacctGAAATGTAAAAGTGAGCCTCATGTTAAGATTGAAGGGAAGGACACTGATGACTGGCTCTGTGTGGACTTTGGCAGCATGGTGATTCATTTGATGCTTCCAGAAACCAGAGAAACCTATGAATTAGAGAAATTATGGACCCTATGTTCTTACGATGACCAGTTAGCACAGATAACACCTGAGACATTACCTGAAGACTTCATTCTTGGAATAGAAGATGATACTTCATCCCTGACTCCAGTGgagttcaaataa